One window of the Arthrobacter sp. D5-1 genome contains the following:
- a CDS encoding alpha/beta hydrolase, with product MRQEWVPDILGEGFEQQTLNLDDGAVATVVRYLGAEPEWPWTAGGAPVNSAIDADVLYVHGWSDYFFQRHVAEFWHRAGARFHALDLHNYGRSLSPGMVPGFVTDLADYDADIAAALSAMGRSGDPGRDRPLILLGHSTGGLTLSLWAARHPGMASALILNSPWLEFQATELGRRAIAPLVGLHARLHPLAPLPPVDPGIYTRAVSATLDGEWDYNLEWRPDRGFPVTPAFLDAVFRGQATVAAGLGIDVPVLVLLSDKSYLQPKWSADALTADVALNVDAVAHRSLSLADTVTVSRLPNAFHDIFLSPEPVRRQAFERIGRWLPMALQPSDAEVWDARTAGL from the coding sequence ATGAGGCAGGAATGGGTCCCGGACATTCTTGGCGAAGGCTTTGAGCAGCAAACGCTCAACCTCGACGACGGCGCTGTCGCCACCGTGGTGCGGTACCTAGGAGCCGAACCAGAGTGGCCTTGGACTGCGGGCGGAGCTCCCGTCAACAGTGCAATCGACGCAGACGTCCTCTACGTACACGGCTGGTCCGACTACTTCTTCCAACGCCACGTCGCTGAGTTCTGGCACCGGGCCGGAGCACGCTTCCATGCCCTGGACCTGCACAACTACGGCCGCAGCCTGAGCCCGGGCATGGTGCCGGGATTCGTCACCGACCTGGCCGACTACGACGCTGACATCGCAGCAGCACTGTCAGCGATGGGACGCTCAGGTGATCCTGGGCGGGATCGGCCGCTCATTCTTTTGGGGCACTCCACTGGTGGGCTCACCCTCAGCCTGTGGGCTGCCCGTCATCCTGGAATGGCGTCGGCGTTGATCCTCAACAGTCCCTGGCTGGAATTCCAGGCGACTGAGCTCGGCCGGCGGGCGATCGCGCCCCTGGTAGGCCTCCACGCCCGGCTCCACCCCTTGGCACCACTGCCGCCAGTGGATCCGGGCATCTATACCCGGGCCGTGTCAGCCACCCTCGACGGCGAGTGGGACTACAACCTCGAGTGGCGGCCTGACCGGGGCTTCCCTGTCACGCCCGCATTCCTTGACGCCGTATTCCGCGGCCAAGCCACCGTCGCAGCAGGACTGGGTATCGACGTTCCCGTGCTCGTGCTGCTCTCGGACAAGAGCTATCTGCAGCCAAAGTGGTCCGCTGATGCACTCACCGCCGACGTCGCCTTGAACGTTGACGCCGTGGCCCACCGCTCGCTGTCCTTGGCGGACACCGTCACGGTGAGCCGGCTGCCGAATGCCTTCCACGACATTTTCCTGTCGCCCGAACCTGTCAGGCGACAGGCATTCGAACGCATCGGACGCTGGCTGCCAATGGCCCTCCAGCCTTCGGACGCAGAAGTGTGGGACGCCAGGACCGCAGGCCTTTAG
- a CDS encoding DUF1622 domain-containing protein has product MDFQHVIEEVGRYMDAAGVAVMVIGALVSIPMALRGYQPKRAAGLTPFSPYRSYRQLLGRSILLGLELLVAADIIRTVAVTPTFESVGVLAIIVLIRTFLSFSLELEITGRWPWQKEKDA; this is encoded by the coding sequence ATGGATTTCCAGCACGTCATCGAAGAAGTCGGCCGGTACATGGACGCCGCCGGGGTGGCGGTCATGGTGATCGGTGCACTGGTTTCCATTCCGATGGCCTTGCGCGGCTACCAGCCAAAGCGCGCCGCCGGCCTCACACCGTTCTCCCCCTACCGTTCCTACCGGCAGCTCCTGGGTCGGTCCATCCTTTTGGGGCTCGAGCTCCTGGTGGCCGCGGACATCATCCGGACCGTCGCCGTCACTCCCACTTTTGAGAGCGTGGGCGTCCTCGCGATCATCGTGCTGATCCGGACATTCCTCAGCTTCTCGCTTGAGCTGGAAATCACTGGCCGCTGGCCCTGGCAGAAGGAAAAGGACGCATGA
- a CDS encoding MSMEG_6728 family protein: protein MQTFLPFADFRESAKALDTSRLGKQRVEALQVLRALVIPEYGWQQHPAVRMWMGHVPALTMYGLAMADEWMDRGHPDNTRANIAEFAPQAAHPDYASRIVMPPWLGHEDLHLSHRSKLLGKDPKHYAQIFPGIEEKLEYVWPEPKHEFHPEDPEEDRLLILRSNVEDLRPEQLTIVSMPPHGKAKSTPVADPDEYQFVYAEEKSRRQVGGPKKRPVAPREKKPTRKRQAQERAFNTLPGKTELAVPFDDGQTFAVGLIQGRPITVDGRFARNFEVTNVIKRSDFDYPALLQDPRVFFPVPAPAL, encoded by the coding sequence ATGCAGACTTTCCTCCCCTTCGCCGATTTCCGTGAGAGTGCCAAGGCGCTCGACACCTCAAGGCTCGGCAAGCAGCGCGTCGAAGCACTCCAGGTCCTCCGCGCTTTGGTGATCCCGGAGTACGGTTGGCAGCAGCACCCCGCCGTGCGCATGTGGATGGGCCACGTCCCTGCCCTCACCATGTACGGCCTGGCCATGGCAGACGAATGGATGGACCGCGGGCACCCGGACAACACGCGCGCGAACATCGCCGAATTCGCCCCGCAGGCAGCCCACCCGGACTACGCTTCCCGGATTGTCATGCCGCCGTGGCTCGGACACGAGGACCTGCACCTAAGCCACCGCTCCAAACTGTTGGGCAAAGATCCCAAGCACTATGCGCAGATTTTCCCCGGCATCGAGGAAAAGCTGGAATACGTGTGGCCCGAGCCCAAGCACGAGTTCCACCCGGAGGACCCGGAAGAGGACCGCCTCCTGATCCTGCGCTCCAACGTGGAGGACCTCCGCCCGGAGCAGCTCACCATCGTCAGCATGCCGCCGCACGGCAAGGCCAAGTCCACGCCTGTTGCGGACCCTGACGAGTACCAGTTTGTGTACGCGGAGGAGAAGTCCCGCCGGCAGGTAGGCGGCCCCAAGAAGCGCCCGGTGGCACCGCGCGAGAAGAAGCCTACGCGGAAGCGCCAGGCACAGGAGCGGGCCTTCAACACCTTGCCCGGCAAGACCGAACTGGCCGTTCCGTTCGATGATGGCCAGACGTTCGCTGTTGGCTTGATCCAGGGCCGGCCCATCACGGTGGATGGCCGTTTCGCCCGCAACTTCGAGGTCACCAACGTGATCAAGCGCTCCGACTTCGACTATCCCGCGCTCCTGCAGGATCCCCGGGTCTTCTTCCCGGTCCCGGCACCCGCGCTGTAG
- a CDS encoding adenosine deaminase, whose protein sequence is METFDEKTVTTAPPVAELHLHIEGTLQPELIFALAERNGIELPYQDIEELREKYEFTDLQSFLDLYYANMAVLQTEQDFTDMTRAYLKRAAAGGVRHAEIMMDPQAHVSRGVALETCVNGVANALATSEEDFGVSTLLIAAFLRDMSEDSALEVLDQLLAMKAPIAGIGLDSAEVGNPPSKFERLYQRAGEAGLRRIAHAGEEGPASYITEALDVLHVERIDHGIRCMEDTDVVQRLVAEQVPLTVCPLSNVRLRAVDKLEDHPLPEMLAIGLNVCVNSDDPAYFGGYVDDNFEQLAKVLEFSVPEQATLAANSIRSSFASDARKSVLLDEVTEWVKASVPHA, encoded by the coding sequence GTGGAAACTTTTGACGAGAAAACTGTCACCACGGCGCCCCCGGTTGCCGAACTGCACCTGCACATCGAAGGGACACTCCAGCCAGAGTTGATCTTTGCCCTGGCCGAACGAAACGGCATCGAGCTGCCGTACCAAGACATCGAGGAACTCCGAGAGAAGTACGAGTTCACGGATCTTCAGTCCTTCCTGGACCTCTACTACGCCAACATGGCCGTCCTGCAAACCGAGCAGGACTTTACTGACATGACGCGTGCCTACCTGAAGCGGGCAGCCGCCGGGGGAGTGCGCCACGCGGAAATCATGATGGACCCCCAAGCCCACGTCTCCCGGGGTGTGGCATTGGAAACCTGCGTCAATGGTGTGGCCAATGCCCTGGCCACCTCCGAAGAAGACTTTGGTGTCTCCACACTCCTCATCGCCGCTTTCCTGCGGGACATGTCCGAGGACTCCGCCCTCGAAGTGTTGGACCAGCTCCTGGCCATGAAGGCTCCGATTGCCGGCATCGGCCTGGACTCCGCAGAGGTGGGCAATCCGCCGTCGAAATTTGAGCGCCTGTACCAGCGCGCCGGCGAGGCCGGGCTGCGCAGGATCGCCCACGCGGGCGAGGAAGGCCCGGCCAGCTATATCACTGAGGCTTTGGATGTGCTCCACGTCGAGCGGATCGATCACGGCATCCGCTGCATGGAAGACACGGACGTTGTGCAGCGGTTGGTGGCTGAGCAGGTGCCCCTGACAGTGTGCCCCCTCTCCAACGTCCGGCTGCGGGCAGTGGACAAGCTGGAGGACCACCCTTTGCCCGAAATGCTCGCCATCGGCCTGAACGTTTGCGTGAACTCCGACGACCCCGCCTATTTCGGTGGTTATGTGGACGACAACTTTGAGCAGCTGGCCAAGGTCCTGGAGTTCTCCGTACCGGAGCAGGCCACGTTGGCGGCCAACTCCATCCGTTCTTCGTTCGCCAGTGACGCCCGGAAATCGGTGCTGCTGGACGAGGTCACCGAATGGGTCAAGGCATCGGTACCCCACGCTTAA
- a CDS encoding glycosidase: MGANTAENTNLRLKAVLDILAESVWSETTLNAGEVLAEAIVRVPFNDHEAELLSGGIPRGHKTLTSASAKLVKAGWLVKGRSGWTIPEDGLRATVAFPDVAAFAAALDAGTPVPADVPVPTAPPVKAPARKAAASKRAAAKKTTEPKAAAAEVAEPKVAAAKVSAPKAKAATAKAAPAAKRSTRKAPAKAAAATAVETVPQPEAVAIAGDFNKILGAPEDWAPQYDEAQMEFNPLVQVWTITAELPAGFYTYKIALNRSWDENYGAFGARDGANHELNHDGGPVTITYSHATRDIVIG, from the coding sequence ATGGGCGCGAACACCGCCGAGAACACCAACCTTCGTCTGAAGGCCGTACTGGACATCCTCGCTGAAAGCGTGTGGTCCGAGACAACCCTCAACGCCGGCGAGGTCCTGGCCGAAGCGATCGTCCGCGTACCTTTCAATGACCACGAGGCTGAACTCCTCAGTGGCGGCATCCCCCGCGGCCACAAGACCCTTACCTCGGCATCGGCCAAGCTGGTCAAGGCCGGCTGGCTGGTCAAGGGCCGTTCCGGCTGGACCATCCCGGAGGACGGCCTGCGTGCGACGGTGGCGTTCCCTGATGTCGCCGCTTTTGCGGCAGCGCTCGACGCCGGAACTCCGGTACCAGCCGATGTTCCGGTTCCGACGGCCCCGCCGGTAAAGGCTCCGGCCAGGAAGGCAGCTGCCAGCAAGCGGGCCGCTGCAAAAAAGACCACCGAGCCCAAGGCGGCGGCTGCTGAGGTCGCCGAGCCGAAGGTTGCCGCTGCCAAGGTTTCTGCGCCGAAAGCCAAGGCTGCGACAGCCAAGGCAGCGCCTGCCGCGAAGAGGTCCACGCGGAAGGCGCCGGCCAAGGCAGCGGCGGCCACCGCCGTCGAAACCGTGCCGCAGCCCGAGGCCGTCGCGATTGCCGGTGACTTCAACAAGATCCTCGGTGCGCCCGAGGATTGGGCGCCGCAGTACGACGAAGCCCAGATGGAGTTCAACCCGCTGGTCCAGGTGTGGACCATCACGGCTGAACTGCCTGCCGGCTTCTACACGTACAAGATCGCGCTCAACCGCTCGTGGGACGAGAACTATGGTGCGTTCGGCGCCCGCGATGGCGCCAACCACGAGTTGAACCACGACGGCGGCCCCGTCACCATCACGTACAGCCACGCGACGCGGGACATTGTGATCGGCTGA
- a CDS encoding acylphosphatase, with product MTDETVRLTARITGVVQGVGFRYWTARKAEELMLTGTVRNNHDGSVQLVAEGSAADVDSMVTWLHSTRAPGRVENVDFEVSEATRDFEDFRITD from the coding sequence ATGACTGACGAAACCGTTCGCCTCACAGCCCGCATCACCGGCGTTGTCCAGGGTGTGGGTTTTCGCTATTGGACTGCCAGGAAAGCTGAAGAACTCATGCTGACGGGAACGGTCCGAAACAACCATGACGGATCCGTGCAGTTGGTTGCAGAGGGGTCAGCGGCAGACGTTGACAGCATGGTGACGTGGCTGCATTCAACACGGGCGCCGGGCCGGGTGGAGAACGTGGACTTCGAAGTCTCGGAGGCCACCAGGGATTTCGAGGACTTCAGGATCACCGACTAA
- a CDS encoding ribokinase, with protein MSTSPQFAAPSSLTVVGSINLDITATADRLPSPGETVGGGILRQQPGGKGANQAVAAARLAGTSRMVGAVGQDDAGLSLISAMAGAGVDVRDIARVDAATGTALVLVDSEGENQIVVCPGANGSVALNGVSFGDDEALLCQLEVDQDLVLEAARRANGFFALNAAPAAPILPELLERCDLVIVNETEYELIPALRNAPLVAVTYGGDGSAIFVDGERVAEAPAVRVTDIANTIGAGDAFCAALVLALQSGLEYGHALAVANAVGADAVRDASSQPALKPLEHYIEATRAALHAGSATK; from the coding sequence ATGAGCACGTCCCCTCAGTTTGCCGCGCCCTCATCCCTGACCGTGGTGGGCAGCATCAACCTCGACATCACGGCCACCGCCGACAGGCTCCCCTCACCGGGTGAAACCGTCGGCGGCGGCATCCTCCGCCAGCAGCCCGGAGGCAAGGGCGCCAACCAGGCCGTTGCGGCGGCCCGGCTCGCGGGTACTTCCCGCATGGTGGGGGCAGTGGGCCAGGACGACGCGGGACTCAGCCTCATCAGCGCGATGGCGGGTGCCGGCGTCGATGTCCGGGACATTGCCCGCGTGGATGCCGCCACGGGAACAGCGCTGGTGCTGGTGGACAGCGAGGGCGAGAACCAGATTGTGGTCTGCCCCGGCGCCAACGGCTCCGTGGCCTTGAACGGTGTCTCCTTCGGTGACGACGAGGCCCTGCTCTGCCAGCTCGAAGTGGACCAGGACCTGGTGTTGGAGGCCGCCCGCCGAGCAAACGGATTCTTCGCCCTGAACGCGGCCCCGGCCGCACCGATCCTTCCCGAACTCCTGGAACGCTGCGACCTGGTGATCGTGAACGAGACAGAGTATGAACTGATTCCGGCCCTTCGAAATGCCCCGCTGGTTGCCGTCACTTACGGGGGCGACGGCTCAGCCATCTTTGTCGATGGAGAACGAGTGGCCGAGGCCCCGGCCGTACGTGTCACGGACATTGCCAACACCATTGGAGCCGGGGATGCTTTCTGCGCCGCTTTGGTCCTGGCACTCCAGTCCGGCCTTGAGTACGGTCACGCACTGGCCGTGGCGAACGCCGTCGGCGCGGATGCAGTCCGGGATGCTTCATCCCAGCCGGCGCTGAAGCCTTTGGAGCATTACATCGAAGCGACCCGGGCAGCCCTCCACGCAGGTTCGGCCACCAAATAA
- a CDS encoding GntR family transcriptional regulator has translation MTDNAVQFLSRPIAAQPGQPLRVAAYSRIAEAIRTKILPPGSLLPTETELGTMMDVSRTVIREALMLLEEDGLTRARRGVGRFVADSLPRIGIEHIRPFDQLLGGPDQDIQVKRVAAIKQPASEFVAPGIGVQPDEDVWFWESVLIRNGEPVAHLQENVAQGIPEAQALAEAAEAPTLSASTLLEVLSGLPGVSLGPGECEISLSTAGPSRAKLLGLRPSDPVLVLTQYVRRNGNAFYLAKCLVAAKAGHLSVIQSS, from the coding sequence TTGACCGACAACGCCGTCCAATTCCTGTCACGCCCCATCGCTGCCCAGCCAGGTCAGCCATTGCGCGTCGCGGCCTACTCCCGCATCGCTGAGGCCATCCGCACCAAGATCCTGCCGCCTGGTTCGCTGCTCCCCACGGAGACCGAGCTGGGCACCATGATGGACGTCAGCCGCACCGTGATCCGGGAAGCGCTGATGTTGCTCGAAGAAGACGGCCTCACCCGGGCTCGGCGCGGCGTCGGCCGCTTCGTAGCGGATTCGCTTCCCCGTATCGGCATCGAACACATACGCCCGTTTGACCAACTCCTTGGCGGACCCGACCAGGACATCCAGGTCAAACGGGTCGCGGCGATCAAGCAGCCGGCGTCGGAATTCGTGGCTCCCGGCATCGGCGTGCAGCCTGATGAAGACGTGTGGTTCTGGGAAAGCGTGCTCATCCGCAACGGTGAGCCTGTTGCCCACCTCCAGGAAAACGTGGCCCAAGGGATCCCCGAAGCCCAGGCCCTGGCCGAAGCGGCAGAAGCTCCCACCCTTTCCGCGTCCACGCTGCTCGAAGTCCTCAGCGGACTTCCTGGGGTTTCCCTCGGACCCGGCGAATGTGAAATCAGCCTCAGCACCGCAGGTCCCAGCCGTGCAAAGCTGCTGGGCCTCCGCCCGTCCGACCCCGTACTGGTCCTGACCCAGTACGTGCGCCGGAACGGCAACGCCTTCTACCTCGCCAAATGCCTGGTGGCTGCCAAGGCCGGCCACCTCTCCGTCATCCAGTCCTCCTGA